AAGAAAACCGTTTTAAATAGGTTTATTGATGGGTTTAACCATAAATTCGATAAGCTTTCGGGACGTTACCAAAGAGTTTTGGGAAAAATGGTAAACAAAAAGTCTCTTACTTCGGCCATATTGCTGACTTTCTGTGTTGGGGTTTATTTTTTGAACAATAGTGTGCCAACCGGTTTTATCCCTAATGAAGATCAGGGAATGATTTATGCCATTATTCAAACGCCGCCGGGTTCGTCTCTGGAAAGAACCAATAAAGTTGCTGAAACATTACAAAAGGCAGCCGAGGATATCGATGGAGTACAATCAGTATCTTCTTTAGCGGGCTATGAAATCTTAACAGAAGGTACTTCGGCTAATACGGGTACTTGTTTGATCAACTTAAAGGACTGGTCTGAACGTAAGGAGAATGCCCAGGAAGTTATCGAACAACTGGAAGAGAAAGCTAAGGGAATACCAGGTGCTTCAATAGAATTTTTTCAACCACCTGCAGTACCGGGATATGGAGCGGCCGGAGGTTTTGAGTTGAGGTTACTGGATAAAGAGGGCAAGAACGATTATAAAAAAATGGAAGAAGTGAGTAAGGAATTTGTGAGGGCTTTGAATAAAAGACCTGAGCTGACCTCTGTTTTTACTTTCTATAGTGCGAGTTTCCCCCAATACATGTTGAAGATTGATAATGATATCGCGCAGCAAAAAGGTGTGACCATAGATAATGCCATGAATACGCTTTCGACTTTGGTTGGTAGTAATTACGAAACCAATTTTATCAAGTTCGGGCGTCAGTATAAAGTGATGGTTCAGGCTTCACCTGAATACAGGGCTTTGCCGGAGGATATACTGAAGTTATATGTGAAAAATGATAAGGATCAAATGGTTCCGTTTTCGGCTTTTATGAAAATGGAAAAGGTGTATGGTCTGTCGGAAATCACAAGACATAACCTTTATAATGCTTCGGAGATAAGCGGTTCTGCGGCACCGGGGTATAGTAGCGGCGAGGCTATCAAGGTGATTAATGAAGTTGCTAAAGAAACTTTGCCACGAGGTTATGGAATAGATTGGGCAGGTATTTCTAAGGACGAAGTTGGTCGCGGAAATCAGGCTATTTATATCTTCCTGATCTGTTTGGGCTTTGTCTATTTAATCCTGGCTGCTCAATACGAAAGTTTTATTCTTCCTCTATCCGTTATATTGTCTTTGCCAGCTGGTATTTTCGGCGCCTTTCTGCTATTGAAATTGTTCGGTCTCGAAAATAATATCTATGCGCAGGTGGCGCTGGTGATGTTAATCGGCTTACTGGGTAAAAACGCTGTGTTGATAGTCGAGTTTGCCGTTCAGAAGCATCGGGCGGGATATTCCGTTCGGTCGGCGGCATTGGAAGGAGCTAAAGTCCGTTTCAGACCAATCCTGATGACCTCTTTTGCATTTATTGCCGGACTAATTCCATTGGTTTTTGCTTCGGGTCCCGGAGCTTTAGGTAACAGAACAATTGGTACCGCGGCAGCCGGAGGAATGCTTTTCGGGACTATTTTCGGTGTAGTTCTTATCCCGGGACTATACTACATTTTCGGGCGAATAGCCGAAAAGAGACAATTGATAAAAGATGAGGAAGAAAATCCATTAACAGAAGAAATAGATCATCATGTTTATATGTAAAAGATTAAGCTGGCTGCTTTTTACCGGTTTAGCCATTGTAGGGTGTAAGGTGCCAAAGTTGACTGAGCAAAATGCCAATATTGCTTTGCCTAAAACATATGATACTTTACAGGATTCGCTTAGTTCTGCCAATTTAAAATGGCAGCAGTTTTTTACCGATCCTTATCTGGTGAGGCTTATCGATACCGCAATCCGTAATAACCAGGAGCTACAAATAACTTTGCAGGAGATTGAGATCGCGAGAAACGAGGCCAGAATTAAAAACAGTCAGATTTTTCCAAGTGTGGGTGTAAAAGTAGGAGTCGGTTTGGAAAAGGTTGGGAGATATACGAGTCAGGGAGCCGGAGATGCTTCTACGGACATGACGGAAGGAAAGCCAGTTCCTGACCCGCTGGCAGATTTTGGAATTATGGCAAACGCAAATTGGGAAGTAGATATCTGGAAGAAGCTTCATGATGCAAAGAAAGCTGCATTGAGCCGTTATCTGGCGACTATAGAAGGAAGGAATTTCGTGCTGACTAATCTGATTGCTGAAGTAGCAAATACTTATTATGAGCTATTGGCTTTAGACAGTCAGTTGGGCATAGTGAGAGAGAATGTGAAAATTCAGACCGACGCACTTCGGGTGGTAAAAGCTCAAAAAGATGCTGGCAGAACCAATGAACTGGCGGTTAAGAAATTCAATGCCGAGGTTTTAAAAACCAGTTCAATGGAGTTTGATATCAGGCAACAGATTGTTGAGACGGAAAATCGCTTAAATTTGTTATTAGGTAGATACCCTAAAACTATAGAACGAAACAGGGCTGATTTTACAGGTTTGTCTCCTTTGGCAGTGAAAAATGGAATACCTTCTCAGCTACTGGCAAACAGGCCGGATATACAACAGGCTGAACAAGAGTTGAAGGCGGCAAAGTTGGATGTAAAAGTAGCAAGGGCAGAGTTTTATCCGTCTTTAGGGATTTCTGCAGGTTTAGGCTTGCAGGCGTTTAAACCATCTTATCTGTTTACTTTACCTGAGTCTATGTTGTATGCTATTGCAGGAGATTTAGCTACTCCAATAATTAATAGAGGCGCTATTAAAGCCGAGTTCGCCAATGCAAATGCCAGACAGATACAAGCACTTTATAATTACGAGCGGACTGTTTTAAATGCCTATCTGGAAGTTGCAAATCGTCTATCTTCTATCTCAAATCTGGAGAAAGCTTACGATTTAAAATCGCAGCAGGTAAATGTATTGTCACAGTCTATAGAAATATCTAATGACCTTTTTAGGTCTGCACATGCAGATTATTTTGAGGTTTTGATGACCCAGCGCGATGCTTTGGAAGCAAAATTAGAATTGATAGAAACGAAGAAAAATCAGTTAATGGCCACGGTGAATGTGTATAAGGCTCTGGGCGGCGGCTGGAAATAATAAGATTTTTGGTTGTTGTGATTTATAATGTTTGACCCCGGGAGGAAATCCCGGGTTTTTTGCTACAGGGGGAACAAAATATTCATTACGGTAATACCCAAATAACAGGGAGAAGTTATTTAACAGTTGATCTTCAAGATTTGGTAGGCCAGTTAAACGATGGTAACCACTATGGAGGTATAGTAATGGAATAGCTATAGGATGATTAAAGGAATAGACCAGATACAGTGCGGTATATGTGGATAAAAGGTGGATCATATATGGACGATAGGTGGAGTTGTAAAATCTTTTTTGAGGTTGTTTTTAGGCGAATTCAGGTAAATATAATGATTTTTAAGAAAATAACTAAGTAAACAGGGATAAATTCTTATGTTTTTGTATATATTGAAGGTTAATAAATTGATCTAATTCAAGCGCTATGGCCTTCGGGGATGGATTGGAGTGAAGTGGCTTTGGCCATTGAGTATAACCACAAGTCAAGTCTTAGCTCAGCCATAACCCAAAGGCTGGTGCTAGAAAGGAACTCCGCTCAGCCTGACAAGTGGTACTTATGATTCGTTTCCTTTTATTAATTTCTCATGTTGATAAATTGCAGCGGTTGCCCGAAGTTTTCAGACCTGCATAGTTGTATAACGGATTGTAAATCGTCTATTTTTTTTCCTTGAACACGAACCTGATCGTCCATAATAGAAGCTTGTACTTTTAAGCCTGAATCCTTGATTTTTTTTACGATTTTTTTTGCCGTTTCTTTATCAATTCCTTCTTTTACAGCTATATCTTTTCTGATTAGATTACCGGAAACACTGTAAAATGGCTTTTCAAGGTCTAAAGAATTTGGGTCCAGATTTTGCTTCATCATTCTGGAAATAATAGAATCTATAATAGCTTTCAGACGCATATCATTTTCAGTAACGATTGTCAGCGAATTGGATTTTTTATCCAGATCGATAGTGCTTTTAGAGTCATTGAAATCATATCGATTCAAAATCTCTTTTTTAGCGTTGTTGATTGAGTTGTCTAATGTTTGACTGTCAATTTTACTTACTATATCAAAAGAAGGCATGATGTGAAGTTTGGTATTTCAATTTTTTAAATATAGCTTTAAATGGACCAATAAAAAAATACTATGAAAACGAAAAAAGGAAAAGAGCAAAAAAAAGTAAAATCTAAAGGTAAATTAGAAAAAAGCTTACGTACAAAAATGTCTGATTTTATAAAAAGTTTAGGGCATGATGCGAAAGAAATAACATCTGATTTAAAGTCTGTTAGTAAAATGTTAGCATCTAAACTGACAGAAAAAAAAGATAGTAAAAAGAAAGATAAAAAGGCAAAAAGGGACGAAACTAAGGCTAAAAAAATAAAAGAGAAAAAGAGCCAAACAGCTAAAGAACCAAAGGTGAAAGTTCTGGAAAGTGTAGAAAGCAAACCTGCAAGTGTCCAGGAAAATAAGCTGAAGTCCGTTACTGAAAATAAGCCGAAATCGCCAGCAGCGGCTACTGCAAAAAAAACTCCTCAAAAAGCAGAAAGTGCGATCACTTCGGTGCCAGCGGTAAATCAGCCTATGAAAGCCGAAACGCCAAAAGCTACTTCTCCGGCGAGTATGGCTAAAAAGACTAACACAACAGCTGCGCCTAAAAAAACTACGACCGCTGCAAAAGCAAGTCCTGCCAGGGCAACTCCAGCAAAAACGGCCGTTTCTAAACCAGCTGCTACAAAAGGAAGTACAGATAGTTCAAAACAGTCAACACCAGTAAAGAGAGTGGCCCCGGCCAAGCCAAAATCGACACCCGCAGTTGAGGAAGTGAAAACAGCGACTCCGCAAAAAGTAAACGAGCCTAAAGCTGAGGAAGTGAAAAATGATAATTCTATTGCATCAACAAAAAACACTTAACGGAAATTAAACATAAGTTTCCCTTATTTGCTTTTTAATTTCAAATAATAGATGAGCGATAATAAGGCGCCTTTACTAAATAGGGAGATCAGTTGGTTATATTTCAATAACAGAGTATTGCAGGAAGCAGCAGACAAAACTGTCCCGTTGATAGAACGGATAAGGTTTCTTGCAATATTTTCTTCGAATCTGGATGAGTTTTATAGGGTGAGGGTCGCTACTCTTAATCGTCTTGCAGATATAAGTAGCAGGACTAAAGAAGAGCTGGGCTATAATCCTAAAAGGATTCTTAAAGAAATAAAGAGAATTGTTGTCAAGCATGAGCAGAAGTTTAATACTCTGTATACGGAGATTATAACTGAGTTAGCCGAAAATAGGATATTTATTCTGAATGAAAAGCAACTAAACGTTAGCAGGGGGGCTTTTGTTCGTGATTTTTTCAGAGAGAAGATTCTGTCTGCAATAGTTCCTTTGATTTTGACAGAAAAACTTCCTTTTCCGGAACTGAAGGAACAATACCTGTATTTTTTTATTAGAATTAGCAAAGTAGGAAGTAAGTCTAAATATGCACTTATTGAAGTACCGAAATCACTGAATAGGTTTTTGGTTTTACCAGATACCAATGCATTGAAGTTTATAATTCTCATAGATGATATTATACGATATAATCTGGAGGATATATTCTTCTCTTTCGAGTATGATCAAATAGAATGCTATGGTATTCAAGTCACCAGGGATGCGGAGTTTGAGCTTGATAATAAAGTAAGCGATAAATTTGTCGAGGCTTTGAGTAAGAGTCTTCAGAAGCGGAAAAAAGGTAAGCCGATGCGATTGCTATACGATTCGGAAATGCCACAAGATATGCTGGATATCATTATCAGGCAGTTGAATCTGAAGGCTGAAAGTTTGATTCCCGGCAACAGATATCAGAATTTTAGGGATTTTATTAAGTTTCCGAATGTGGGAAGGTCCGATTTGGAATATGAAACTTTACCTTCTCTGCCTGTTTTCGGACTAAGCTATAATAGCGGTATTATCGAGCGTGTGAAAAAGAGAGATTTTCTGGTAAACCTTCCTTATCAGTCTTTCGACTATATTATTCATTTTTTGCGTGAGGCCGCTATAGATCCAAAGGTTACAGAAATTCAGATCACGTTGTACCGTTTAGCGGAAAACTCTAAAATCATTAACGCGCTAATTAACGCTTCCAGAAATGGAAAGAGAGTTTATTGTTTGGTAGAACTGCAGGCCCGTTTTGATGAAGAAGCGAATATTTTTTGGGCAAGAAGGCTGGAGGAAGAAGGGGTAAATGTTAGCTATGGAATTCCGGATTATAAGGTCCATAGTAAAATATGTTTGGTAACCCGGATAGAAAAGGGGCAAAAGGTTTATTATGCTACCTTGTCCACCGGAAATTTTAATGAATCATCTGCAAAAGTTTATGGTGATCATAGTTTGTTTACGGCAAATAAAAAGATAACGCTGGAATTAAGTCAGTTATTTAAGGCTATAGAATCTAATAAGCTATCCGGCGGGTATAAAAACCTGATTGTATCTCCTTTTGAAACAAGAGATAAGTTTTTTAAATTGATCGATGCGGAAATAGCCAATGCCAAAAAGGGGAAGTTGGCTTATATGATTCTTAAAATGAACTCTTTAGACGACGAGAGGACTATTTTAAAACTCTATGAGGCAAGTAATGCTAGTGTGAAAATTAAGCTGATTATACGGGGGATGTGTAGTTTGGTGCCAAAAGTGAAAGGATTTAGTGAAAATATAGAGGTGATCTCTATTTTAGACAGATTTTTAGAACATGCCAGAATCTGGGTTTTTGGGAACGGGGGGATGGAGAAAGTCTATTTACTTTCCGCGGATTTGATGACCAGAAATCTGGATCGTCGGATAGAAGTTGGTTTTCCGGTTTATGATGAGGAAATAAAAGAAGAAATAAGGGATATCATTGATATTCAGTTAAGCGACAATACAAAGGCCAGAGAGATTAACAGTTTAAACAATAACAGATATAAGAGAAATAGATCCAAACTGAAAGTCCGCTCGCAACAGGATACTTACAAATATTTAAAAGCAAAACATAGTCATTGAAATACGCAGCAATAGACATAGGGTCAAATGCAATTCGTTTACTGATTGCAGAAGTGAAAAAGGAAGGTTCTTATAGAACATATAAGAAAACATCTTTGATTAGGGTACCGCTTAGATTGGGAGACGATTCATTCATGAATAAAAAGCTATCAAAATCTAAGGCAGAAGATTTCTTTAAAACTATGCAGGCCTTTAAGAATCTTATGGAAGTGCATGAAGTGGAAGAATATATGGCTTGTGCAACTTCTGCTATGCGGGAAGCAAAGAATGGGCAAGAGATTATCGATAAGGTGAACAAAAAGCTCGGCATGAAAATAGAAATTGTAGCCGGTGCAAAAGAAGCCTCAATTATTTATGCAAGTCATGCAGAAGAACATCTGGATAAAAGCAAAAGCTATTTATATATTGATGTAGGGGGAGGAAGTACGGAGCTATCTCTATTTCATCGGGGAAAAATAAACTATTCGAAATCTTTTAATCTGGGTACAATTAGAATTTTAGATGGGCAGGATAGAGCGGAAACCTGGAGGGGAATGAAGCTTTGGCTTGAAAAATATGTAGTGGATTTAAAATTAAGTGCTATTGGAACGGGCGGGAATATCAATAAATTGTTTCGTTTATCCGGTGTGCCCGATGGAACTGCTCTTTCTAAAGTCAGGCTTACTGAGATAGCAGACTATTTAAAATCTCATACACTACAGGAAAGGATAGATAAATTGGGTTTAAATAAAGATAGGGCCGATGTTATTATCCCGGCCAGTGAGATTTTTTTGTATGTTATGAATTACGGAAAGATAAACGAAGTTTATGTACCAAGGCTGGGAATGGTTGATGGTATAATAGAAACGTTAATGAATAAGTATCTTTAATTACCTCAGCCCGCCAAAGGAAGTTTTAGGTAATGAAGGATAAATTCTTGCTTCTGCAGGTAATTTAATGTATTCGTTATAAGAATTAACGATATAAGATCTTAATTCGAATTCATTCATAGCAGCAACCTGAGAATAGGTTGGTCTGTAGTAAGACATAAAGTCTTCCAGAAGCTGTCCTCTGATTTTAGTAAGATCAGTTACCAGTTGGCGGTTAAATTTCTGGTCGATAACTTTTTGGTTCAACTCTTCGTCCATGAACTTTTGGAAAGCTCTTTTTTGTTTCGCCTGCGTACTAAAAGCATTGTATAAGCTTAATTCGCCATTTTTACTTAATATGCTGGTTGATGCCGAAGAATATGCCGAAGAATATACTTCTTTTAAATCCTGGGCTTTACCCTGTGCGGTAACGATTACCTGATCTAATACAATAAGAGCAGGTCTTAATAAAACCATTTTGGGAGTAAGGTCTTCAACAATAAGCGTATCACTAAGATACCCCGGACAAGAAAATACGACTAAATCTCCAATTTCTGCCTTTACCGAAAAGTCTCCTTTTTGTCTGGAGTGTTCGCCTTCTTTCTGAGTAAGATTATTCACAAAGACTAAACCCAGCTTATTCCGGCTGTCTGCATCATAAGCCGTCCCTTTTAAAGCGCTTTCCTGTGCTTTAACCACAAAAGAGGTTAGGATAAAGAATAGCAAATTGATTGTTGTCTTCATAATTCTAAAATGGATTAAACTCTTTGAAAAATCAAGACCTTAACATTATTTAACGAAATTATAAATGAGTTGTTTTAAGGTTTTCCTCGTCAAAACCGATTGTATTACCTTTTTTACTTTCGATAATAGGTCTTTTAATAGCACTTGTATTTTCAAGCATAAGGTTGATGGCAGACTTTTCGTCTGTCACTTTATCTTTTATCGCCTGGTCGAGGTTTCTCCATGTAGTACCTTTTCTATTTAAAACCGATTCCCACCCAAATTCAGAAACCCATTTCTCCAGTTCTTTTTTGTCTACACCTTTCTTTTTGAAATCATGGAAATCTTCCTCAATATTGTGCTCTTTTAGCCATATTCTGGCCTTTTTTACAGAATTACAATTTGGTATGCCAAATATTTTAGCTTTCATAAAAATTATTGTATTTTATCCTGGACTTTTTACAAAGTTAATGAAATATATTTTTCATTATTGTTAGTGGTGTTTGTATTAAGTCAAATTTATTTTAGATATTGTCGTTTTAATTTTTCGAAATTTTTAAAATATTGTCGACTTTTGCATTTCAATTTAATTAAAGACACCAAAAAAGATAAAAAAGGGTCTGGATTGGAAGTGATATAAATAGGGTTAAATCGGAATATGATTGTTAGGGAGTCTAAAGATACTTTTACGCTTATCGCACAGCATGACCATGCAACGCTTTCTGGTGAGATGTTTATGATGTTGAAAAGGGATTTTGTCAGTGCCGAACACTATGAATCTTTAAGTTTTGCTATATTCCAGCATGACAGAGCATGGCAGGTTCCGGATTCTGCACCAATTTGGGATGATTTAAGGCAAAAGCCCTTCGATTTTAACACTTATCCTGAAGAGTTAAAAGTGTCTTTTTATAAAAACGGAATAGATCAGGTAGATAGAGTTAACTCTTATTCTGCATTGCTTTGCAGTAAACATTACAGCTCGTTTTATCAACACTCGACAGACGAGATAGGCCGTTCTTTTTATGAAAGGGAAATTCAGAGACAAAAACACCTGATGGGAAAGCTAAAAGTGCATAAAGACTTTTTAGACTATCAGCTAAGGATTTTAAAGTTCTGTGATGATCTGTCGCTATACGTTTGTATGAATAAAGTTGGTGCGTCTAAAGTAGAAGAGATAGATCTTTTTAAGAAGGGTTTTGATAATTCTGAACTTTTTAACGATAGGAATGACACTAAAATAGTGGCATCTTATGTTGATAGAAAAACAATATCTTTTAATGTGTCCCCTTTTTCAAAGAGGTTTGACGTTAAAGTTCCTGTTAAAGTGGTTAGAAAAGAGCGGATTGCCGAAACTGGATTGCTTCAGGCGTATAAGGAAGAAAAATTCAGCCATATGCTGGTGCAAATTGGGCTTTAAGCCTTTGTTTTTAGTTTTGTCTTCTTTTAAAATTATCAGCAAAATAGTAACTTCGCTGGCATGTCGCTTTTCGAAATAAAGGAGAAAATAGATGCGCTGGTAACCGAACTGAACCGGCACAATTATAACTATTATCAGTTGGCCATGCCAACTATTTCCGACTATGAGTTTGATCAGAAACTTAAAGAACTCGAGAAGTTAGAGCAGGAAAATCCCGCATTTATTCGTATAGATTCTCCCACCCAAAAGGTTGGGGGAGAAATTACCAAAACATTTAAAACAGTTACTCATAAATGGCCCATGCTTTCTTTGGGCAATACTTATAATGAACAGGATTTGGTTGATTTTGACCAAAGGATAAGGAAGATTATAGGTGATAATTTTGAGTATGTATGTGAGCTGAAATTTGATGGTTTATCTATCAGCCTTACTTACGAGAATGGGGATTTAATTAGAGCGGTAACACGTGGCGACGGAACTAAGGGAGATGAGGTTACGACAAATATCAAGACAATCAGGACAATTCCTCATCGTATAAAAGGCGAGGGAATTCTTCCTTCGTTTGAAATAAGGGGTGAAGTTTTTATGCATAAAGCCGCTTTTGAGAAACTAAATCAAGAGCGCATAGAAAATGGTGAACAGCCTTTTGCAAATCCCAGAAATTTTGCATCCGGGACGGTTAAAATGCAGAATTCTGCGGAAGTAGCCAAAAGACCGTTAGATTGTTTTCTTTATTTTTTATATGCTGACAAAAAGCCTTTTCCTACACATTGGGAAAGTTTACATGCGGTAGAAAAGTGGGGATTTAAGATTTCACAGGAGTCCAAACTTTGTAAAAATTTAGCAGAGGTTTTTGATTTCATTACTTATTGGGATCAGGAACGCTTTAAGCTTTCTTATGATATAGACGGAATCGTTATCAAAGTGAATAGTTATGCGCAACAAGAAGAGCTTGGTTTTACAGCTAAATCTCCTCGTTGGGCCATCAGCTATAAATTTAAGGCTGCGGAAGTGGAAACGGAACTGATAGAAGTAACCTATCAGGTTGGGCGTACAGGAGCAGTGACACCTGTGGCTAACTTAAAACCGGTTCTTTTAGCGGGAACAACGGTTAAACGCGCTACGCTCCATAATGCCAATGAAATTGAACGTTTGGATCTTTACGAAGGTGATACCGTTTTGGTCGAAAAAGGAGGCGAAATTATTCCTAAAATAATGGGGGTTAATTTAGATAAGCGGAAATCGGATGCACAAAAAATTCATTATATCACCCATTGTCCGGAATGTGGAACTGAACTGGTTAGAAAAGTGGGAGAAGCTGTTCATTATTGCCCAAATGATGAAGGTTGCAGGCCACAAATTATAGGGAAAATGCAGCATTTCATTAGCCGTAAGGTAATGAATATTGATGGAATTGGAGACGAAACTATAGAAACTTTATATTCTAAAGGATTCATTAGACATATCAGTGATATCTATAATCTTAAGCAAGATGAGGATAGTTTGAAGCAAATGGACCGGTTTGGGGAAAAATCTGTCACCAATATGTTATTGGGTATTGAAAATTCTAAACAGATGCCTTTTGAGAAAGTGCTGTTTGGTTTGGGAATAAGATAT
This genomic interval from Pseudopedobacter saltans DSM 12145 contains the following:
- a CDS encoding efflux RND transporter permease subunit, with protein sequence MFNKFIHRPVLSIVISLIIVFLGVLAAVQLPITQFPSISPPKVNITAEYPGANGELMIKSVIIPLEQALNGVPGMKYMASDAGNDGEATIQVVFNLGTDPNQASLNVQNRVASVVNKLPPIVVREGVKVTREESNMLMYVNLYSKDTSLNGNFLYNYADINVLPELKRVDGVGMADILGNREYAMRIWLKPDRMLAYKISAEEVMKALGEQSLEASPGKTGESSGKRSQAFEYVLKYPGRFTTKEGYENIVLRSSANGELLRLKDVAKIEFGSTLYDLYSTLNNKSSAAIVLKQSYGSNASQVIKDIKAKMKELEASFPKGMKYEISYDVSKFLDASMEKVVHTLVEAFILVGIVVFLFLGDWRSTLIPTIAVPVSLIGTFFFMQFFGITINLITLFALVLAIGIVVDDAIVVVEAVHAKMELENISVLKATKKAMHEISGAIVAITFLMAAVFVPVAFMSGPVGIFYRQFAITMATSIVLSGIVALTLTPALCAIMLKNNHGRHRKKTVLNRFIDGFNHKFDKLSGRYQRVLGKMVNKKSLTSAILLTFCVGVYFLNNSVPTGFIPNEDQGMIYAIIQTPPGSSLERTNKVAETLQKAAEDIDGVQSVSSLAGYEILTEGTSANTGTCLINLKDWSERKENAQEVIEQLEEKAKGIPGASIEFFQPPAVPGYGAAGGFELRLLDKEGKNDYKKMEEVSKEFVRALNKRPELTSVFTFYSASFPQYMLKIDNDIAQQKGVTIDNAMNTLSTLVGSNYETNFIKFGRQYKVMVQASPEYRALPEDILKLYVKNDKDQMVPFSAFMKMEKVYGLSEITRHNLYNASEISGSAAPGYSSGEAIKVINEVAKETLPRGYGIDWAGISKDEVGRGNQAIYIFLICLGFVYLILAAQYESFILPLSVILSLPAGIFGAFLLLKLFGLENNIYAQVALVMLIGLLGKNAVLIVEFAVQKHRAGYSVRSAALEGAKVRFRPILMTSFAFIAGLIPLVFASGPGALGNRTIGTAAAGGMLFGTIFGVVLIPGLYYIFGRIAEKRQLIKDEEENPLTEEIDHHVYM
- a CDS encoding TolC family protein, with the translated sequence MFICKRLSWLLFTGLAIVGCKVPKLTEQNANIALPKTYDTLQDSLSSANLKWQQFFTDPYLVRLIDTAIRNNQELQITLQEIEIARNEARIKNSQIFPSVGVKVGVGLEKVGRYTSQGAGDASTDMTEGKPVPDPLADFGIMANANWEVDIWKKLHDAKKAALSRYLATIEGRNFVLTNLIAEVANTYYELLALDSQLGIVRENVKIQTDALRVVKAQKDAGRTNELAVKKFNAEVLKTSSMEFDIRQQIVETENRLNLLLGRYPKTIERNRADFTGLSPLAVKNGIPSQLLANRPDIQQAEQELKAAKLDVKVARAEFYPSLGISAGLGLQAFKPSYLFTLPESMLYAIAGDLATPIINRGAIKAEFANANARQIQALYNYERTVLNAYLEVANRLSSISNLEKAYDLKSQQVNVLSQSIEISNDLFRSAHADYFEVLMTQRDALEAKLELIETKKNQLMATVNVYKALGGGWK
- a CDS encoding YajQ family cyclic di-GMP-binding protein, with the protein product MPSFDIVSKIDSQTLDNSINNAKKEILNRYDFNDSKSTIDLDKKSNSLTIVTENDMRLKAIIDSIISRMMKQNLDPNSLDLEKPFYSVSGNLIRKDIAVKEGIDKETAKKIVKKIKDSGLKVQASIMDDQVRVQGKKIDDLQSVIQLCRSENFGQPLQFINMRN
- the ppk1 gene encoding polyphosphate kinase 1 is translated as MSDNKAPLLNREISWLYFNNRVLQEAADKTVPLIERIRFLAIFSSNLDEFYRVRVATLNRLADISSRTKEELGYNPKRILKEIKRIVVKHEQKFNTLYTEIITELAENRIFILNEKQLNVSRGAFVRDFFREKILSAIVPLILTEKLPFPELKEQYLYFFIRISKVGSKSKYALIEVPKSLNRFLVLPDTNALKFIILIDDIIRYNLEDIFFSFEYDQIECYGIQVTRDAEFELDNKVSDKFVEALSKSLQKRKKGKPMRLLYDSEMPQDMLDIIIRQLNLKAESLIPGNRYQNFRDFIKFPNVGRSDLEYETLPSLPVFGLSYNSGIIERVKKRDFLVNLPYQSFDYIIHFLREAAIDPKVTEIQITLYRLAENSKIINALINASRNGKRVYCLVELQARFDEEANIFWARRLEEEGVNVSYGIPDYKVHSKICLVTRIEKGQKVYYATLSTGNFNESSAKVYGDHSLFTANKKITLELSQLFKAIESNKLSGGYKNLIVSPFETRDKFFKLIDAEIANAKKGKLAYMILKMNSLDDERTILKLYEASNASVKIKLIIRGMCSLVPKVKGFSENIEVISILDRFLEHARIWVFGNGGMEKVYLLSADLMTRNLDRRIEVGFPVYDEEIKEEIRDIIDIQLSDNTKAREINSLNNNRYKRNRSKLKVRSQQDTYKYLKAKHSH
- a CDS encoding Ppx/GppA phosphatase family protein, which produces MKYAAIDIGSNAIRLLIAEVKKEGSYRTYKKTSLIRVPLRLGDDSFMNKKLSKSKAEDFFKTMQAFKNLMEVHEVEEYMACATSAMREAKNGQEIIDKVNKKLGMKIEIVAGAKEASIIYASHAEEHLDKSKSYLYIDVGGGSTELSLFHRGKINYSKSFNLGTIRILDGQDRAETWRGMKLWLEKYVVDLKLSAIGTGGNINKLFRLSGVPDGTALSKVRLTEIADYLKSHTLQERIDKLGLNKDRADVIIPASEIFLYVMNYGKINEVYVPRLGMVDGIIETLMNKYL
- a CDS encoding Spx/MgsR family RNA polymerase-binding regulatory protein, with translation MKAKIFGIPNCNSVKKARIWLKEHNIEEDFHDFKKKGVDKKELEKWVSEFGWESVLNRKGTTWRNLDQAIKDKVTDEKSAINLMLENTSAIKRPIIESKKGNTIGFDEENLKTTHL
- a CDS encoding DUF3891 family protein; protein product: MIVRESKDTFTLIAQHDHATLSGEMFMMLKRDFVSAEHYESLSFAIFQHDRAWQVPDSAPIWDDLRQKPFDFNTYPEELKVSFYKNGIDQVDRVNSYSALLCSKHYSSFYQHSTDEIGRSFYEREIQRQKHLMGKLKVHKDFLDYQLRILKFCDDLSLYVCMNKVGASKVEEIDLFKKGFDNSELFNDRNDTKIVASYVDRKTISFNVSPFSKRFDVKVPVKVVRKERIAETGLLQAYKEEKFSHMLVQIGL
- the ligA gene encoding NAD-dependent DNA ligase LigA, translating into MSLFEIKEKIDALVTELNRHNYNYYQLAMPTISDYEFDQKLKELEKLEQENPAFIRIDSPTQKVGGEITKTFKTVTHKWPMLSLGNTYNEQDLVDFDQRIRKIIGDNFEYVCELKFDGLSISLTYENGDLIRAVTRGDGTKGDEVTTNIKTIRTIPHRIKGEGILPSFEIRGEVFMHKAAFEKLNQERIENGEQPFANPRNFASGTVKMQNSAEVAKRPLDCFLYFLYADKKPFPTHWESLHAVEKWGFKISQESKLCKNLAEVFDFITYWDQERFKLSYDIDGIVIKVNSYAQQEELGFTAKSPRWAISYKFKAAEVETELIEVTYQVGRTGAVTPVANLKPVLLAGTTVKRATLHNANEIERLDLYEGDTVLVEKGGEIIPKIMGVNLDKRKSDAQKIHYITHCPECGTELVRKVGEAVHYCPNDEGCRPQIIGKMQHFISRKVMNIDGIGDETIETLYSKGFIRHISDIYNLKQDEDSLKQMDRFGEKSVTNMLLGIENSKQMPFEKVLFGLGIRYVGETVAKKLALHFKNIQNLQHASFEQLIEAEEIGERIAQSILEYFSDETHINEINKLITYGLQFEIEEKEVILQSESLLGQTFLISGVFENHSREELKKIIEDNGGKMLSSISAKLNYLVAGDNMGPSKLEKANKLNIPIISEQDLFNLLG